From a single Eremothecium sinecaudum strain ATCC 58844 chromosome III, complete sequence genomic region:
- the SIN3 gene encoding transcriptional regulator SIN3 (Syntenic homolog of Ashbya gossypii ACL004W; Syntenic homolog of Saccharomyces cerevisiae YOL004W (SIN3)), giving the protein MSQSWSQHQIDHVAANGSVGQTVPQQQQQQQHQTGAQERQLTDESSGLSNKLNSEGMKGQGQYTLPSISAGLPPNAGEQQQPPSDGSTYRPLNVKDALSYLEQVKFQFSSRPDVYNHFLDIMKEFKSQAIDTPGVIERVSTLFQGYPTLIQGFNTFLPQGYNIECSADPNDPIKVTTPFGVTGEMSIVSPGNHMPHGEQHQPAVQGMQPMYQASDLPSALAQPQDQYGVGVKKAGDVEFSHAISYVNKIKTRFADQPDVYKHFLEILQTYQREQKPINEVYAQVTVLFQNAPDLLDDFKEFLPDASAPKVQHQPHHLNNTLTSTSFYRAQQQHTAQQRQTVAHQQNLPPLGSFSTPGDYHTMGMPVVQGPGISHVHEQPSHIVTQGISNQNIPVSDLRTTNDGSLRPADYNQGHDIQYLEPTTRPEIDLDPSLVPVIPEPVKPLEDELNLVEETTFFDKAKKAIGNQQVYTEFLKILNLYSQDLLALDKLVEKVGHYLSGFPDLFDWFKSFVGYQEVPKHIENVVHEKHRLDLDLCEACGPSYKKLPKADTFMPCSGRDEMCWEVLNDEWVGHPVWASEDSGFIAHRKNQYEDTLFKIEEERHEYDFYIEANLRTIQTLETIANKIANMTNEEKAAFKLPPGLGHTSVTIYKKVIRKIYEKDRGFEIIDALHEHPAITVPIVLKRLKQKDEEWRRAQREWNKVWRELEQKVFYKALDHLGLTFKQADKKLLTAKQLISEIGSIKVDQSSKRIHPLTPKPKSQLTFTFKDSEVFYDILSLVFVFIDNNNTYSSPDKDRIKEFLKGFLCLFFSYPMDEVNDALSKRFSTTSAVNSSAEDADLHQEKANLEITMKRSHDDTDSLLRDILYRNKHQKGRNPAQESSSEDIDRESELEEEEIIRQEAKKPWLLGNIVDEADNHGHVENRTIFNMFANTNIYVFFRHLTTMYERLFEVKQMDKEVTEEIANRKVVQFAKDLNLISTQLTDMGLDFKGSPAYVELLRLSRNLISGNLEHQWFEESLRQAYKNKAFKIYTVDKVIQSLVKHAHAIITDTKTVEIMILFEKDRTRVSTSTKEQILYRLQVRSNMSNIENMFRIEFNKTTSQVSIQYVAVDDLTLEEPKSLKDKWQYYLTSYSLSHPTEGISHDNLKPPFLEKIIEREEDYIDDKDEKYSPEGIASSNLKVRIDPATYYMEVDAGSHDTFSRKAVNKFPTKAEAKKKKSFELKAEFEKFLNSNNGWKKGIASENAADVENRLDFVKKNGTLEGYSTKIVSSSVGEVDRTGNKDAKLTSSQKTADSNSVVPSPAQP; this is encoded by the coding sequence ATGTCTCAGAGTTGGAGCCAACATCAAATAGATCACGTTGCTGCAAACGGATCTGTAGGGCAAACCGTACctcagcaacagcagcagcaacagcatCAAACTGGAGCTCAAGAGCGACAGTTAACTGATGAAAGTTCTGGTTTATCAAATAAACTGAATTCAGAAGGAATGAAGGGACAGGGGCAATACACTCTTCCTTCGATTTCAGCAGGACTACCACCTAATGCTGGGGAGCAGCAGCAACCTCCATCAGATGGATCGACATACCGACCATTGAACGTGAAGGACGCTTTGTCATACTTGGAACAAGTTAAGTTCCAATTTAGCAGCAGACCCGACGTTTACAATCATTTCTTGGATATAATGAAGGAATTCAAGTCTCAAGCGATTGACACCCCTGGAGTTATTGAGCGCGTTTCTACATTATTTCAAGGTTATCCTACTTTAATTCAAGGTTTTAATACGTTTTTGCCTCAAGGCTATAATATCGAATGTTCTGCAGATCCGAATGATCCGATAAAGGTCACAACGCCATTTGGCGTTACAGGTGAGATGTCAATTGTGTCACCAGGCAACCACATGCCTCATGGAGAACAGCACCAGCCTGCTGTCCAGGGTATGCAACCGATGTACCAAGCTTCAGACCTTCCATCGGCATTAGCGCAGCCGCAGGATCAATATGGAGTTGGTGTTAAAAAGGCCGGCGACGTTGAATTTTCGCACGCTATAAGTTATGTTAACAAGATTAAAACAAGATTTGCAGACCAACCGGATGTTTACAAACACTTCTTAGAAATCTTGCAGACATACCAAAGAGAGCAGAAACCTATCAATGAAGTTTATGCACAAGTAACTGTTTTATTTCAAAATGCTCCTGACTTGCTTGATGATTTTAAGGAGTTTTTACCTGATGCTTCCGCTCCGAAGGTGCAGCATCAGCCCCACCATTTGAATAACACTTTGACTTCTACTAGCTTTTACCGTGCTCAGCAGCAGCATACTGCCCAACAGCGACAAACAGTTGCTCACCAACAAAATTTACCTCCATTGGGTAGCTTTTCAACACCTGGTGATTATCATACAATGGGTATGCCTGTAGTCCAAGGACCCGGTATTAGCCATGTTCATGAACAACCATCTCACATTGTTACGCAAGGTATATCAAACCAAAATATACCTGTTTCAGATTTGCGGACAACAAATGATGGGTCTCTTAGACCCGCAGACTACAATCAGGGTCATGATATACAGTATTTGGAGCCAACTACAAGGCCTGAAATCGACCTAGACCCAAGTCTTGTACCAGTGATACCGGAGCCTGTTAAGCCTTTAGAAGATGAGTTGAATCTAGTTGAGGAGACAACTTTTTTTGATAAGGCTAAAAAGGCTATTGGCAATCAACAAGTTTATACGGAATTCTTAAAAATCCTCAATCTCTACTCCCAAGACTTGTTGGCATTGGATAAACTAGTTGAAAAAGTCGGGCATTATTTATCGGGCTTCCCTGACCTTTTTGATTGGTTTAAGAGTTTCGTTGGTTACCAAGAAGTGCCAAAGCATATTGAAAATGTTGTTCATGAGAAGCACAGGTTAGATTTAGACCTATGCGAAGCTTGTGGACCAAGTTACAAAAAATTACCTAAGGCTGATACCTTTATGCCATGTTCTGGAAGAGATGAGATGTGTTGGGAAGTTTTGAATGATGAGTGGGTTGGTCATCCCGTATGGGCGTCCGAAGATTCTGGATTTATTGCTCATAGGAAAAATCAGTATGAGGATACATTGTTCAAGATAGAAGAAGAACGACATGAGTATGATTTTTACATTGAAGCAAACCTCAGGACGATTCAAACCCTAGAAACTATTGCCAATAAGATTGCTAATATGACCAACGAAGAAAAAGCCGCATTTAAATTACCACCAGGCTTGGGTCACACTTCTGTTACCATTTACAAGAAGGTCATAAGAAAAATATACGAAAAAGATAGGGGCTTCGAGATAATCGACGCTTTGCATGAGCACCCAGCTATAACTGTTCCTATTGTATTAAAGCGTTTGAAACAAAAGGATGAAGAATGGAGACGAGCACAGAGGGAATGGAATAAAGTATGGAGGGAGCTAGAGCAAAAAGTATTTTACAAAGCTTTAGATCATCTTGGATTAACATTCAAACAAGCAGACAAGAAGCTGTTAACCGCAAAACAACTAATTTCGGAAATTGGTAGCATTAAGGTCGATCAGTCTAGTAAGCGCATACATCCATTGACTCCGAAGCCTAAAAGCCAGTTGACCTTTACCTTCAAGGATTCTGAGGTTTTTTATGATATTTTAAGTTTAGTTTTTGTTTTCATTGACAACAATAATACCTATTCATCGCCCGATAAGGACCGTATAAAAGAATTCCTCAAAGGATTTTTATGTCTTTTCTTCTCATATCCCATGGATGAGGTAAACGATGCCTTATCAAAACGGTTTAGTACAACATCAGCTGTCAATTCTTCCGCTGAAGATGCAGATTTACATCAAGAGAAGGCGAACTTAGAAATTACAATGAAGCGTAGCCACGACGATACGGACTCCTTGTTGAGGGACATACTTTATAGAAATAAGCATCAAAAGGGTAGGAATCCTGCGCAAGAGAGCTCTTCAGAAGATATTGATAGGGAGTCCGAGCTcgaggaagaagagattATCAGGCAAGAAGCTAAAAAGCCATGGCTACTAGGAAATATAGTTGATGAAGCTGATAACCATGGTCATGTTGAAAATCGTACCATATTCAATATGTTTGCCAATACCAATATATATGTTTTTTTCCGCCATTTGACTACAATGTATGAAAGGTTGTTTGAAGTGAAACAAATGGACAAAGAAGTTACCGAAGAAATAGCTAATAGGAAAGTTGTACAATTTGCAAAGGATTTAAATTTGATATCTACGCAGTTGACAGATATGGGACTAGATTTTAAGGGATCGCCTGCATACGTGGAGTTGTTGCGTTTATCCAGAAATTTGATCAGCGGTAATTTAGAGCATCAGTGGTTTGAAGAAAGCTTACGTCAAGCATACAAGAACAAGGCATTTAAGATATATACTGTTGATAAAGTTATCCAGTCATTGGTTAAACATGCACACGCTATCATTACTGATACCAAAACAGTGGAGATTATGATACTGTTTGAGAAAGATCGCACAAGAGTCTCCACAAGTACAAAAGAGCAAATTCTCTATCGCTTACAGGTTAGATCAAATATGTCGAACATTGAGAATATGTTCCGTATTGAATTCAACAAAACCACTTCACAGGTCTCAATACAGTATGTCGCTGTCGATGACTTAACACTTGAGGAACCTAAATCCTTGAAAGATAAATGGCAATATTACCTTACTTCTTATTCTTTATCTCACCCTACTGAAGGTATTTCACATGATAATTTAAAACCCCCTTTCCTTGAAAAGATTATTGAGAGGGAAGAAGATTATATTGATGATAAGGACGAAAAGTACTCACCTGAAGGCATTGCTTCCTCGAACCTAAAAGTTAGAATAGACCCAGCTACATACTATATGGAGGTGGACGCTGGTTCTCACGATACATTTTCAAGAAAAGCTGTTAATAAATTTCCAACTAAGGCGGAAgcaaagaagaagaaatcGTTCGAACTAAAAGCGGAATTTGAGAAGTTCCTAAATAGCAATAATGGTTGGAAAAAGGGTATAGCCAGCGAGAATGCAGCAGATGTCGAAAATCGGCTAGATTTTGTAAAGAAAAATGGCACACTAGAAGGATATTCAACAAAAATAGTATCCTCTAGTGTGGGCGAAGTGGATCGCACTGGAAATAAAGATGCAAAACTAACATCTTCGCAA